The proteins below are encoded in one region of Pristiophorus japonicus isolate sPriJap1 unplaced genomic scaffold, sPriJap1.hap1 HAP1_SCAFFOLD_1461, whole genome shotgun sequence:
- the LOC139242734 gene encoding zinc finger protein 239-like translates to MESHKDTRTMEKPWKCGDCGKVFRSPSELEIHRRSHTGERPLTCPVCGKGFSQSSNLLIHQRVHTGERPFTCSECGKGFTQSSDLVVHQRVHTGERPFTCSVCGQGFTRSSHLVAHQRVHTGERPFTCSECGKGFTQSSTLLTHQRVHTGERPFTCSECGKGFSQSSNLLTHQRVHTGERPFTCSECRKGFTSSSDLVKHQRVHTGERPFTCSECGKGFTRTSDLLIHQRVHTGERPFTCSECGKGFTRSSHLLTHQRVHK, encoded by the coding sequence atggagagtcacaaggatacccgcaccatggagaaaccgtggaaatgtggtgactgtgggaaggtattcagatcaccgtctgagctggaaattcatcgacgcagtcacactggggagaggccgttgacctgccccgtgtgtgggaagggattcagtcagtcatccaacctgctgatacaccagcgagttcacactggggagaggccgttcacctgctccgagtgtgggaagggattcactcagtcatccgaccttgtagttcaccagcgagttcacactggggagaggccattcacctgctccgtgtgtgggcagggattcactcggtcatctcaCCTTGTAgctcaccaacgagttcacactggggagaggccattcacctgctctgagtgtgggaagggtttcactcagtcatccaccctgctgacacaccagcgagttcacactggggagaggccgttcacctgctctgagtgtgggaagggattcagtcagtcatccaacctgctgacacaccagcgagttcacactggggagaggccgttcacctgctctgagtgtaggaagggattcacttctTCATCCgacctggtgaaacaccagcgagttcacactggggagaggccgttcacctgctctgagtgtgggaagggattcactcgtacatccgacctgctgatacaccagcgagttcacactggggagaggccattcacctgctctgagtgtgggaagggattcactcggtcatcccacctgctaacacaccagcgagttcacaagtga